TGTTACGGGAGAGGTAGTATCCCCAATGTTAAAGCCCCGGCTGCGAAGCCCGTTTTGCAGGGCATGAACGATCTCCCACAGCTTAATGCGCAGTTCCGGATGTTTTTTGATGAGTTCGAGGCGCTTTAAGCCACCTACCACGTACGGCATCGGCAAGGCTTTGGCGTACGTTTGCGAGCGCATATTGTATTTCAGGAACATGATAATGTCCGGATCGTCGGCAGCTACAAAGGCTCCGATGGCCGCCATAGACTTGGCAAAGGTGGAAAAATAGAGGTCGATCTCTTTGGATACCCCAAACATCTCTCCTACGCCGCCGCCCTGTTCGCCCATGGTTCCAAACCCGTGAGCGTCATCAACCAGTAAGCGGAAATTATATTTTTTCTTTAATTCAACGATCTTATCCAAGCTGCCTATTTTACCCGACATTCCAAAGACCCCTTCTGTGATCACCAATATTCCTCCGCCCTTTTCATCGGCAAGCTTGGTGGCGCGGATCAGGTTTTTTTCCAAGCTGGCCATATCATTATGGTTGTACTTGTAATATTCACCCATTTTGGCTTTGTGCAGGCGAATTCCATCGATCAGACACGCATGTGCTTCGGCGTCGTATACGATCACGTCGCGGTGGTCGCAAACACACTCAATGACCGACATTACCCCCTGGTAGCCGTAATTCAACAAAAACGCATCTTTTTTCCCGACAAACTCCGCCAGTTCCTTCTCCAACTGCTCATGCAGGTCAGAATTTCCGGACATCATTCGCGCTCCCATAGGATAGGCCAGTCCCCATTGAGCGGAAGCTTCCGCATCGGTTTTGCGTACTTCCGGATGATTGGCCAAACCCAGGTAATTGTTAAGGCTCCAGTTGAGCACGTTCATCCCGCGAAACCTCATGTGCGGGCCGATTTCACCTTCCAATTTCGGAAAAGAGAAGTAATGATGACTGTTCAGTGCTTTAGCAGAAGCCCCAATTGGTCCCCAGTTGTTGCGTAGTTTCTCGAAAATATCCACTTTACTATGCTGTTTTTTGGGTTTGATACCGTTTTTAAATAAATTTTGTG
Above is a window of Runella slithyformis DSM 19594 DNA encoding:
- a CDS encoding aminotransferase class I/II-fold pyridoxal phosphate-dependent enzyme encodes the protein MDIFEKLRNNWGPIGASAKALNSHHYFSFPKLEGEIGPHMRFRGMNVLNWSLNNYLGLANHPEVRKTDAEASAQWGLAYPMGARMMSGNSDLHEQLEKELAEFVGKKDAFLLNYGYQGVMSVIECVCDHRDVIVYDAEAHACLIDGIRLHKAKMGEYYKYNHNDMASLEKNLIRATKLADEKGGGILVITEGVFGMSGKIGSLDKIVELKKKYNFRLLVDDAHGFGTMGEQGGGVGEMFGVSKEIDLYFSTFAKSMAAIGAFVAADDPDIIMFLKYNMRSQTYAKALPMPYVVGGLKRLELIKKHPELRIKLWEIVHALQNGLRSRGFNIGDTTSPVTPVFMQGLEGGLPEVTNMVRDLRENMGIFCSIVVYPVIPKGQIILRLIPTASHTLEDVEKTLNAFDTMREKLDAGVYRANLAVPA